GGGATCAGGGCTGCAATCCGTTGCCGAATTGCTGAAGGTAAGATGATACATCCTGAGGAAGCGGAGCGGTCTCCGGCGGGATTGTCCCCGTGGATATAAAACCCGCTTCTTCCATGCATTTCTGTTCCCGGTTCCGGGAAACACCGGATCGCCGGGGCTTTGAAACGCGGATGGTCAAAGACGCGGAGCCGATAGTAACCCTTAGGGATCGGTCCGCATGCCCGAACGTGATCCTTCGCAGGATCATTAAGGCAATCTTTAGCCCCAGCGTAGCCAGTGGCGATAAGGCTAGCGCCTGTGCGGCTTGCGCGCAGGAACCGTCCAGTACTTTGCT
This genomic window from Caenibius tardaugens NBRC 16725 contains:
- a CDS encoding tlde1 domain-containing protein, whose translation is MWRYEQSTGRFLRASRTGASLIATGYAGAKDCLNDPAKDHVRACGPIPKGYYRLRVFDHPRFKAPAIRCFPEPGTEMHGRSGFYIHGDNPAGDRSASSGCIILPSAIRQRIAALIPRDDVLQVVP